From Dermochelys coriacea isolate rDerCor1 chromosome 9, rDerCor1.pri.v4, whole genome shotgun sequence, one genomic window encodes:
- the C9H3orf80 gene encoding uncharacterized membrane protein C3orf80 homolog, which translates to MLQCLSEGLLVLGAALLWQPCQGTWSCGELTCGERESCCDYGNVTHAEIKCCKLPFHTFLDNVGWFVRKLSGLLILLVLFAIGYFLQRIICPSPRRYNRPQRQDSPASLLSVTAATSQDSLLDSGSGRRYPGEPEPPPQTGAPLFLQLPRYEEVKYLPTYEESMRLQPQSPREIVLPVSSLATAASREPERAGGRAPFS; encoded by the coding sequence atgtTGCAGTGTCTCTCCGAggggctgctggtgctgggggctgctctgctcTGGCAGCCCTGCCAGGGCACCTGGAGCTGCGGGGAGCTGACCTGCGGCGAGCGGGAGAGCTGCTGTGACTACGGCAATGTCACCCACGCGGAGATCAAGTGCTGCAAGCTGCCCTTCCACACCTTCCTGGACAACGTGGGCTGGTTCGTGCGGAAGCTCTCGGGGCTGCTCATCCTGCTGGTGCTCTTCGCCATCGGCTACTTTCTGCAGCGCAtcatctgccccagcccccgcCGGTACAACCGGCCGCAGCGCCAGGACTCGCCCGCCTCCCTGCTCAGCGTGACGGCGGCCACCTCGCAGGACTCCCTGCTGGACAGCGGCAGCGGCCGCCGCTACCCGGGCGAGCCGGAGCCGCCGCCGCAGACGGGCGCCCCGCTCTTCCTGCAGCTGCCCCGCTACGAAGAGGTGAAGTATTTACCCACCTACGAGGAGTCCATGCGGCTGCAGCCGCAGAGCCCCAGGGAGATCGTCCTGCCCGTGTCCAGCCTGGCCACGGCCGCAAGCAGGGAGCCGGAGAGGGCGGGAGGCAGAGCCCCCTTTAGCTGA